The nucleotide sequence TCATTCGCATCAGCGAACGTCAAGGCCAACGCCCAGAGTACCGCGTCGACGCCGCTTGACAGCGGCGGCAGCCGGCCGGTGTCAACATCGCGCCGGACGGTACTTAAATCCTCAGCGTGGTCCCGGGAAAGCCGCCTCAGCCGACTATTCCTGCCAGGTGTGGTGCAGGAAGGAAAAGGTGGCCGATGCTCGACCTCTGGTACAAGAACGCAGCCGTCTATAGCCTCAACGTGGCGACATACAAGGATAGTGACGGCGACGGCGTCGGCGACTTCAAGGGATTGGCAGCGCAGCTCGACCATATCGCCCAGCTTGGCGTGAACTGCCTGTGGTTGCTTCCGTTCTATCCAAGTCCGGGGCTGGATCACGGCTACGACGTGACGGACTACTACAACGTGGCGCCTGCGCTCGGTACACTCGGAGACTTTGTCGAATTCAGTCATCAAGCGCGACTGCGCGGCATTCGCCTCATCATCGATCTCCCGATCAACCATACGTCAGAGCAGCACGCATGGTTTCAGCAGGCCCGCGCCGACCCGGAGTCGCCATTTCGCGATTACTATGTCTGGTCAGACACGGAGCCCGAGAACAGCGCCGAAGGCGTCGTGTTTCCAGGCGTTCAGTTGAGCGTGTGGACTTATGATCTTTGCGCTCGATCCTGGTACTACCATCGCTTCTACCAGCATCAGCCGGATCTGAACATTGCCTGCTCCGCCGTTCGCGAAGAGATCTTCAAGATCGTCGGCTTTTGGCTCGAACTCGGGGTGTCGGGCTTCCGGATCGATGCCGCCCCCTTCGTTGTCGAGGAGATACGTCCGGACCGCCCGCCGACGCGCCGATACGAATTCTTTGGAGAGCTTCGCGATTTTTTGTCATGGCGCAGAGGTGATGCCGTCTTGCTGGCGGAAGCCAATGTTGCTCCCGCCGAACTCGGCCACTACTTCGGCGACGGGTCGCGTATACACCTTCTCTTCGCGTTCCTGTTGAATCAGCATCTGTTCCTGGCGCTTGCGCGCGGCAAGGCCGAACCGTTGCGGGCATGCCTGGCCGCATTGCCCCGGCTGCCCGCATTCGCTCAATGGGCGCAATTCCTGCGTAATCATGATGAGCTTGATCTGGGACGCTTGACCGTGGACGAGCGCGGCGAGATCTATGCTGCGTTCGCTCCCGCTCTCAAGATGCAGCTCTACGGACGCGGAATTCGTCGCCGGCTTGCATGCATCCTAGGCAACGATCGTCAGCGGATGGAGCTGGCCTACAGCCTGCTGTTCAGCCTCCCCGGCACCCCGGTCATCTACTACGGAGACGAGCTCGGGATGGGTGACAATCTCGCGCTTCCGGAGCGATGGCCGGTCCGAACGTGCATGCAATGGGCCGACGTGGAAGGCGGCGGCTTCTCGCCGCGGCCGGCGGCCCGGCTGCTTTACGACATCGTCAAAGATGCCGAGTACGGACCGTGCAAAGTCAATGCCGTCGCCCAGCAGCGCGACCCTGAATCGCTTTTCAACTGGCTGCGACGCCTCGTGGAATTGCGCAAGTCTTGCTTGGAGATCGGATGGGGCGATTTGAGTCTGCTGCCAGCGCATCCTCTCTCAATCCTGGCTCAGAAATTCGCATGGGAGGGCCGATCGGTGCTTATCCTGCACAACTTGTCCGAGACCGAGTGCCGTGCGCATGTCGAGGGGCTCGTGGCGGGGCAGAAATTGACCGACCTGTTCGGCAACCGCGTGTACCCATCAAAACGCCATGCGGATTCTGCGATCGACATCGACGGCTACGGATATCGCTGGTTTCGACTGGATTGACGAGAGACTGAGAGGCGGCCTTTCGCAGTTGTGGTTGTCCCGCTGGTCCGAAGCGGGAGACCGGTGCAGGTGCCGTTCGGAGGTGCTGAATGAAAATAGCCCAAATTGCTCCTCTCGCCGAAAGCGTTCCTCCAAAGCTTTACGGCGGCACAGAAAGAGTGGTCGCCTGGCTCGTCGATGCACTAGTCGAACTTGGGCACGAGGTCACTCTGTTTGCGAGCGGCGATTCCAGCACGCGAGCGACGCTTTTTCCCGTCTGCCCTCAAGCTCTTCGCCTCGGGCGGCCACGCTCGGACCCGAATGCAGCATTGGCTGCCCAGCTCGAACTCATAAGCGATTGCGCAAGCCAATTCGACGTGATCCACGCCCACATCGACTGGCTCCATCTGCCAATGCTCGGCCGCACAGGAGTCCCGTTCGTGACCACGATGCATGGTCGGCTCGACCTACCGGGACTGCCCGCCGTCGTCGACAGGTTCCAGGATGCGTGTTTTGTGTCGATCTCGGATCATCAGCGTCGTCCACTTGCGGGCGCCAAATGGTGCGGGACGGTGTATCATGGTCTGCCGATCGAGCAGTTCAGCGCCTCGTTTGCTCCCGGATCATACCTCGCCTTTCTAGGGCGCTTGACCGCTGACAAGGGTCCCGAGGATGCCATTCGCATCGCTCGAGCCGCGAGAATGCCGCTTCGAATCGCTGCCAAGATCCCCCGTGCCGAAGGCGGGTACTTCAGAGAGAAGATTGAGCCTCAGATCGACGGCAAGCAGATCCAGCTCGTGGGCGAAGTCGGCGATGACGCGAAGCAGCCATTTCTGGCCGGGGCCGCTGCCTTGCTCTTCCCAATCCGATGGCCCGAACCGTTCGGATTGGTGATGATCGAGGCAATGGCCTGCGGTACGCCGGTCATCGCCTATCATTCAGGTTCGGTGCCCGAGGTCATCGACCACGGCGTGACCGGTTTCATCGTCGAGAGCGAGACGCAAGCAGTCGAAGCCGTCGAGCGGCTTGCACAACTCGATCGTCGGCGCGTCCGGGCGCGCTTCGAGGAACGCTTCACCGCGGAGCGAATGGCTCGGGACTACTTGCGGCACTATCATAGCCTCGCGGCTCGGTAGACGACCCCAGCCGTGATGGTCGACGCGGCCGCCATTCTCGTCGGGATACGTGATCGTACCGGCAGTCGTCTCCCTCCCCGGAGCGCCGCTATCGGCTCTAAGGAGATGCAGGCGTGGCTCGTAAGCACACAGCGAAGCCGGCCCATCCATCGCGATCGATACGCGGACGTAGGAACGATGCTTGAACGAGCTGATTGTCCGGCGGATTTTCAGCTGAAAGCGCCCCTCATGCGGTCAACCCTCGTCGGCTTCCTATCGGCAGCGCTGCTGTCATCCGTCGCCTTTGCACAGTCGGCGACAGACGATATCAAGGCCAAAGCGCAACGCCTTGTCTCCCCTCTGGTCGAAACCCGTGACAGTCGACTTCAAGCGGTC is from Bradyrhizobium sp. ORS 285 and encodes:
- a CDS encoding alpha-amylase family protein — encoded protein: MLDLWYKNAAVYSLNVATYKDSDGDGVGDFKGLAAQLDHIAQLGVNCLWLLPFYPSPGLDHGYDVTDYYNVAPALGTLGDFVEFSHQARLRGIRLIIDLPINHTSEQHAWFQQARADPESPFRDYYVWSDTEPENSAEGVVFPGVQLSVWTYDLCARSWYYHRFYQHQPDLNIACSAVREEIFKIVGFWLELGVSGFRIDAAPFVVEEIRPDRPPTRRYEFFGELRDFLSWRRGDAVLLAEANVAPAELGHYFGDGSRIHLLFAFLLNQHLFLALARGKAEPLRACLAALPRLPAFAQWAQFLRNHDELDLGRLTVDERGEIYAAFAPALKMQLYGRGIRRRLACILGNDRQRMELAYSLLFSLPGTPVIYYGDELGMGDNLALPERWPVRTCMQWADVEGGGFSPRPAARLLYDIVKDAEYGPCKVNAVAQQRDPESLFNWLRRLVELRKSCLEIGWGDLSLLPAHPLSILAQKFAWEGRSVLILHNLSETECRAHVEGLVAGQKLTDLFGNRVYPSKRHADSAIDIDGYGYRWFRLD
- a CDS encoding glycosyltransferase family 4 protein → MKIAQIAPLAESVPPKLYGGTERVVAWLVDALVELGHEVTLFASGDSSTRATLFPVCPQALRLGRPRSDPNAALAAQLELISDCASQFDVIHAHIDWLHLPMLGRTGVPFVTTMHGRLDLPGLPAVVDRFQDACFVSISDHQRRPLAGAKWCGTVYHGLPIEQFSASFAPGSYLAFLGRLTADKGPEDAIRIARAARMPLRIAAKIPRAEGGYFREKIEPQIDGKQIQLVGEVGDDAKQPFLAGAAALLFPIRWPEPFGLVMIEAMACGTPVIAYHSGSVPEVIDHGVTGFIVESETQAVEAVERLAQLDRRRVRARFEERFTAERMARDYLRHYHSLAAR